CACAGCAAACTGCAGTAAGTAGTTACTGCACTCTGACTTGGGTTCCCAGAGATTTTGGATTCTTGCAGGCCAAGGAAAATTGCAGTAAGCATAATAAAGTGAATGGTGACAAGGAAAATTAGGATAATgccaaagacaaaataattaataacgTGACAGTGACCATAGCAAgatcagtgatgatgatgatgatgatgatgatgatgatgatgatgtgaggTAATCTTAATTTAGGTCAAACCTAATGAAGTGAATATTACAGCAAGGCAATACTTTAGGGTTGCCTAAAATGTTCTgttattacttttaaaacagaGTCTAGTGATGAAACAAATTGAATccagaaagaaatgaaaacacttttcctCACACCGAAAAGATCAGACACTAAAATTGTAGTTTACTCCTCTGAATTTTGCTGCAGCCACGGGTCAAGGTTAGGTTAGGTGCTGGGGTGGGGACTGCTGCCTCTGCAGGGATGAGCTGGACTAGTCACTTGCTGCTGAGGACAGAAATTTGCAGATCCTAAAATGGGGAAGGAATGGACCGCCTTACTCTGCCTCATCTTGGCTTACCGTAAAATTCTGACCCTAACCGAAACCACttctcttgcctaaacctaactaatCCAAATAACCCTTACACACTCATAGGGAGAGGAGGGTGGGTCAGTCCTTTGCTATCCTAAGATTTGCATCTTTGCACAGGGGACAGGGGCATGCACGAGGTGAGCTGGACCTCCACAAGGCCAAATATTAACAGCAACACAATGAACACAGTTTTATGTACAGCACCTTCCAGCCCTTGTTGACAATCTCCACTGGCAGTGAAATGTAGGTCTTCATCCCAGGGGACAGGTACAAACCTGTACTGAACCACTCATCTcgtcctgacacacacacacacacacacacacacacacacacacacacacacacacacacacacacacacacacacactgcaatttttttccAGACACATTTCACCTTTCTCTGTCACCCGAATAATACTAGCATAATCCATATGTctaaattggaaaaaaagactattttgGAATATCATATGAAATATGCTGTTTAAATGACCAACGCTAAATTCAGAACATTGTCATACTCAgtatattagtggaatattagtgtaCATGCAAACATAGCCAATTAGTTATGTTGATAAGTGCAGTGTAATACATTAACTGCAACAGACTGAACTCATTTTTGTAtgcaaattttgtcaaaaaaatactaTCACAAGAATGCACATACTATATAGCTTATATATTAAACAATTTACAGATATGTCCACAACAGCGAGGTCTCACCTGCAGTGTTTGCATTAATCTTGATGACATGGTTGTAGACAACTGGCATCAAGGGGTTATTCTTGATGAGGTGGGGCAGGAGGGCATCAGGATCTTTGCAAACCTTATAAATCTGTGGCCCCAAAGTGAGGAGCAGGTGGTCTTTGGGACATCTCACAGGACATTTATCACACACCTTGAAAGAAAATGGATTGACTGAATGTTATGTTGCTGCAACATATCTTTGAGCTCTTCTGCTGGAGTGTTTTATAAAGCTTTGATGGCATTTTGTCTACTCACCTGAGGCATGCCTGACTTCTTCACCATGTCAGTGAGGGTGGACAGGACTTGTGTGTATGAGGAGCAGTCATAAGCTTTCATGTTCAAGTAAGTGGCGCAGTCGAAGCCCAGCTTTTTAAGGTGACTCTCCTCATGCTTGCTGAGTTTCTCCCCCTGCGTCACGTGACTGGCAAAACGGTGGAGAAGGTGGCGGAAGTGGTAGGTGTCTTTGACAGCCTGGCGGGGATCAGGGGCCTTGTAGCTGCCTCCTTTGATCGTTGTCCTCAAAATGCTCAAGCCCATTGTGTTCAGGATCTTGTTTCCTGAAAGacaattcagcattttttgtattataagATTTATGTTCATGCAGGTCTGTAAGATGTATAAAGCAGTAGTCTATTTATGACAAATATGTTTATGCGCTTTGGTGACACTAGAAGAACTTGTCTGCCTCTGGATATTTTCTTTTGGTTATTTGGAAGTCTTGCAGCTTCCTTGTGTGCTCGCCCTCTTTGCATTTCTCTTTACCCAAACGTCTAGTCTACTCTATCTCTAGATGTTATGCGTGAGCCATTGACTTGCTACCTCCCACTGTTGCCTTAAAGCCATTTACAGACCACTCTCTTAACTCTTTGCAGTTGTCAAATGCTCATATCTTCCTACATGCTAGTATTTGGATGGGATGCAGACCCAAAAAAGCCTATTCGGAGACACTGCTAGAAGCTgtgttggtgttggtgtgtTCTTTATGATACCAGTTAGTCCATCCCAGCAAAGTCCTGCGGCCATTCTAAGCAGCAATTTGCACTGGTTTCCTGTGATTGTTCTCCTGCTATGGGCTTTACGCTTGGCATCTTCAAGCCAATGGACCCAGGTAAATCAAATCATCTGATTCAGGACTGCACAGTTCCCCAAGCAGCACACTCCGGTTTCTCTATGATAAGCCTGTGCTTCAGCCTTCCTGCTACTCAGCACTTTGGCTTCTCTGCAAATGTATTCCAACTCCAATAAAACAACCAGCCAGAAGCTTCTCTGCTGTCTTGTATTGGCACCTTCATCTGCAGCCACTGAACTACCAACTCCAGTGGTCATAATACTGAAGCTCCACAAGGGAGCACTATTTCTCCAGTTTTATTTACTATCTATACAAACACATGTAGAAGCAACACATCTAATCATGTTGCTGTTAAATCTGCTGATGACACAGCAATAGGGGGTTTAACTTAAGATGATGATGAAACCAGCTCCAGTAGGTGGGTAGATCTGATTGTTTGTTggtttaggtcttttttttacttcatttgaacaccaagaaaacaaaagaaatcataTTTGACTAACAAAACCCACCAACAAATGACTATTGCTAGATTAAGTACTGCCAATTGTATTTAAAACCCATTATCGCAAATCACAATTTACCTCAAATGCCTtcacagcatacaacatccctctgtccctgGACCCTCACAGGCCATAAGGAattctcacaaaaaaaactttagggGAAGTGGTGGACGACTACAGCTATTTAGGTACAGTAATAGATGCCATACTGACATGGAATTTGAACACAGATGATACAAACATTGATAAGAGGGGTCTATATTTCATGGGTAAACTGAGGCAGTCCAGAGTGGACATATACTGGTCCTCTTCTATTGCTCTTTGTGGAGAACGTTTTAACTCTCTGTTCTACTGTCTGGTGTCTTTCATTGTCAGTGAAATATAATATGTCCATTGTGGGATGAGCTGAAGGATACATAATAAAACTGTGGTAGTGCATTATCATACCTGGGAATTCTGTTATTTCGTTTTGCCCGCGGTGTCTCTGCGCCCAGTACCAGGCATGTCCACCGATCAGCAGGCCTCCTCCCTCTGCCACAAAGTTTTGGATTTCCTCTGCATGTTCATTGCTGTACGCtgtgcacacaaatacactcagGTCTTTCCTGAAGTTTGTCATCTCACACTTTAACTCTGACTGGCTGAGAATTTTGTGGGCATTTTTCGCTGATGTACCGACGACCCCCTGCCGTCCCTCATCCAGCCAGTGAACGgcatttttccaaaatgaagCCAGTGACTGTGACAATGAAAAGCAGCCATTTGTAAATCACGTGAAAAGATTTGGCAGATCAGCACATTTAATAATTTAGCACATTGTAGACATCCAACTTCTGGTGACAAGAATTtaatatataacaaaataaaatgcaaagtaaTCATATATTTTGAATGTATTCAAAATAGTATTATGTGCTTAATTTGACTTGTAAAAGCATACATTGAGTGAGTGAGTTTAATGTAAAGGTTACCTCTCGTCCCATATATCCTTCATGTGTGGTCACAATGACCCGTCCCTGCCCATAATATGCTCCTGCCAGGAACACCCGTCCATCCTCGGTTGTACCAATAGGAAAGGCTAACGAGCCGTGGACCAGGACCTCAGAGGCAATCCCTTTACCCTGGATGTCAAACTCTGAAATGCCCTGGAGTAAGAACTCCAAGTCATCCTCAAAATCCTTACCGAGTCTGTATTTgaaaggggaaagagagagaaaagtatCCCACCTTATTCTAGTGATCATCACATCTCTTCTGTagtgaaattaacatcatattatgtatACTCTTATTATGATGGCCCAACAGCAGACATACAATACCATGCTTTTCAGTAATGTTCATTGTGAATAATGGAAAATACttgatgttttgtaaatgtaagtaaaagtaaaaaaatattgttttttttatcgacagaaatcagcatgttgacagatatttcattttaaagccaatatctacCAACATCGATGCCGTGCTGATATTATAACACATCCATACAAATTATAACATAATGTATTGTGAAATATGATTCatcaaatgttaatttattaAAGTTTATCATAGCATTATTAAAGGTTGTTAGTTGGGGAAGTGGAACCTCTCTAAATGTGCAATAAAAGAGAAGTCCAGTATAAACTCACACTACAGCCATCCAGGAAGATGGGATCTGAGGGTAGACAGGCAGGCACTCTACCTCACCCCGATGCTCCGAAAAGTAGATCCCTGCAACACCAGAAACCTTATTCCCTCCAAACTGAAGCAGAACATTCTCTTTAGGGTGATCTGCAGCCCAGCTCCAGGCCTGTCCCGCTATCAGCACTCCTCCTCCAGCTTTCAGAAACGCCACCAGCTCCTTCACGTCTGCACCCACACTGTAGGCGTCCGTCACATACACACCAACCCCCAGTTTGTCACTGAAGGCCCCCACAACTTTGGCTTGGAAGCTGGATTTGCTGAGGTTATCAGCAACTGCCTTGCTGTTTAGTTGGACCCCCACAGACAGGTTTTCAGATCCATCTCCTCTCAGCCAGATCAGAGCGTTCTCTACCAGAGCAGGAAAGGCGGTCAGGTAGCCCTCATGACCCAGGACCACAATCCTCCCACTGCCATACAGGGAGGCCGCCATCTGGGCCTGGCCTTTACTGTTCATTACCAATGGAAAGGCATGGTCTCCAGTTAGCACCAGGTCACTGGGAACACTGGGGCCACGGAGGTCCAGCTCCTTCAAACCTCTCATCAGGGACCCGTATGCCTCTTCATGGGGGTTTTGGACAGGCTGGTTGGACATGGCGAGAAGGATTGATGCTCTGAAGGTTGGATGAAGAGTAAACGATGGGTTAATGATGATGTAAGTTGAGTTAGTGAATGCagttaacccttcgaaacctgaagTGCCAACACTTTTATTTAgctactttcagatgcctttcacgagtatttaaaacttgaaccctgagcaaaccggtgagatttttttgaaaaacacggggaaaaggcaataagtaacttggtaagaaatatacCCCAAATTATTTGATtcagcaaattattttttaaaaagccagggaaaatgcatagggaaaaaagaaaaataagcaaataagcaaataattacaatttttcCCAGGccttttctcttgtttgtttagttatctttttgcatttattaattatatatatccattcatttatttaactacACATTTTGTGATAATTCTATTGTACTTatagcttattttcaggttatttctttcttcattgctcattgccttcttcccatttgccttttttttcaaggattAGATCTAGATTCTGTGTCCGTTTGTTGTCCTGTGGGGAAAAGAAAGAGCTGACatagattaaaacaaaaacttttataCCAgtcaaatgacaacaacaaatgtCACTCCATAATCTGCCACTCAagttgtttgcagttttttcatTATATCCAAACTACCGAAAAGCacaaagtgatttttattttttttttacctgaaagACAAGTTGTCCTTCTGCTTGTATTATTAGACAACAGGTTTCCAGACAGCCAATCCACTGAGGACTCTTTCTGACGTGAGAGACGCAGGAATATAAATGAAGGTGAGAACAGGATCGTGTATTTCACAGGAAACATCAATAGAAGGAGGGACTTCAGTGAGCACAGCCCAGTGGCGGGCTATTAATGGAGGCCAAGATCGAACATTGATGAACAACGCCTGTCTGTCAACATTCTCATTGTGTGAATATTTCACTGCGTACACGTGTGGTTTTGTACGGAGATACACCCTGAATTAAACTGCATCCGAAACCTGTTTATCCTGTTGGGGTTAGTCAATGTTTGTGGATGTCAagggcaaaacaaaacactgcggctgtaaaataaagcaatgaCCCATCTGTGTtattgtttcttaaaaaaacttaGGACTATTAAAAAGATTACTCAAGTAAATAAATGATAGTTCAAGtatcacattttgtttattgtaaacTCTGCCAGCCTTTATTCAAATACCAAAGTAGATAATTAGACATATtgtaaaagttttaaaacaaagtgactGTAACATGCAGCTTATGCATCCTCTAAGATGCCTCTAAAAGaacgaagaagaagaaaaaccaGTCTACATGAGTTACAAAAcatcagtggtgtaatgtaacaaagtgaTAATACTTCGCTACAGTACTAAAGGTATTTTTTGAAAGTATCTGTAATTCagttaagtttttttatttcaactttaacttttacttcactacatttctcCAAAGCTTTATAGTTACTTACTGTATAAATGGGAACAATGGGAGGGACgtggggagggaggaggggattgatttttgtcctttaaatcctttaaattgtaaaaaaaacaaacaaataacaacaacaacaacaaattttgTGTGCAAGTGTAAAATAGGCTCCATTTTGAAGGCGGGGTATGAAAGGAGCAAATAAAGTTCTGACTGCATTTACGTTTACTTTACATACTTCAGTGCATTTTCTTATTGTAAAATGTGTGCactgtaaatacataaaacatcagATAGGCTTCTTTAACTGATTTATGCACcttgcttttcatacttccccCTTATGACACTGTTTCTTCATACTCCAGAACATTTATCTTCAACTCACAGCAATTTAAACCAGCAAGACTGACCATCTTAAGCTGGTGTGACCAGCCAAACCATcagaaattatgcaaaaatatacTTCAAACTGGTTTCACATCtactgtcattattttaatatgatGAAAACTATCTAATAATCATCAAAGACGCCTTTCGCATGACCAGCTTGGCAGGCTGGTCACACCTGCATGCCCGGCTGGTGGTCCacccagctaaaccatcaaagaccagcaagaactgggtcaggaccatctGAAACCATCTTTCACCAgctaaaaccaaataaaacaagcTACCAGAATAAGCtggtttctggctgttttttcatCCCTCCTCTGTAATAATAACACAGAGATACAACAAAGTAGTATTTGTTCCTAATTAGAGAAACATTTAGTTCAAACTGGTGTTGTATCGAAATGTGCAACACATATCGACTTAAACTGGGTGGAAATGAAACAGGTGAGTAACTCAGGTACTGTCCTGCGCAACATTCAGCCTTTTCCcaaagaataaataaagttcttatcttatcttatcttatcttatcttaaccTATCTTATCTTATCCCAACATTAAAAAACGGAAAACGAAagcaaaaataactaaaagaaaTGACTTTACCAGGCGGACGGTGGCCTTTCGAGGGTAAACAATCAAGAATAATCAGATTGTGCTACATGGTGTAAAATCCCGGAAAAGTGTCATGAGCGGAACCTTCAAGGGGATCACGTTTCCATACGAGGGTATTTTTGTGATGGACCGTGGGTACACTGAGAAACAGGTCCCCTCCGGTTTGTTGTTCCTGCATCACAACAACAAACTCAGACTCAAAGTTGAGTCAGAAACAGAAACGTTACATTTTCAGAATACACGCAGCCATTTTTTATGatagctgttttctttttgagcGTCGATTAATCGTTTTATGCAGCGAGACgtttaaaaacactaaaaaagtgaaaaggtCTCGCGCTGGTGGTCGCCCGCTTAGATGTCGTGCACGCTCGTGAGCCCCTCCGGAGCTCGGGTCCCTCTGCAGGACGGACGGGCTGTGATTCTGGGCCGGGGTCCGGACACCGGGGTCACAGACAAGAAATGCTCCAGACACCAGGGTAAGGGAACAGTTACTCAAAAATGCACCAGTGAgttccctaaatcctgcacacgtgggctatttatttacaaaatgacCGCGAGACCCCTGTAGTTTGCAGCACATGACGTTATGCAGCTGTTTTAGCAGCGATTTAAGATCATATTTCAGTCGTTAATTTTGTCGCTGTGACCTTAAAGAAAGTATGTATCAATTTGTTCCTTATTGTCCTTTTTATTGGAAGATTCGCGAGGTTTATTAATACAAAGACTCACAGTGACTGATCTGgctgtttaaacatttaatccAGCATCTTATTTAGAGAAAGCTTGGGACATGAGGAAGGAAGCATTGTTCCAGTAGGTGTatttaggtgtttttatttgcctatttattattattataaaaaaatattcattttttatgttgattatgtatttagttatttattttatttatttaattatttgttcatttaatttaatttttttatgcatttacttatttatttatttacttatatatttgttttttatatatatttgaatgtGTTGTTTAGCATCAATAATGATTTTTGGCCAGCACTACCAGATGCTATTTTCATGTAATAGAATGTGTACTGTGGActattgttttctgtgttgtagACGTGTCATATAATCCTAAAGGGGATGGGCCACTAGGTGGcatgacactaaaataaaataatccatTTATGCATGCtgcaccaaatttgaaaaagtgacttaaactattgaattattattaaaagtattGATTAGTTGACCAATAATTTCAGCtctaaaagataataaaaatgcGTGTGTGAGTACATATCATGGTAATAATCCCTGTGTTTCTTTCAGTGAAGGTGGTGGCTTGCTTTGCAGACCAGGATGTGGTTGTTACTCAggtatgaaaacacacacttaagCCGTTTAATCTCCCTGTGAAACTAGAAAAATACACAAGACACACCCGACAAACACCAGGCAGAGTTTATATTTGGCACAGCACGATCACAGTATCAGCACACCTCTCTCTTTACTGCCCTGCTTACCTAACATCCTATAAACTCACTGTATCTGTATAAAGGCTGCAGTCCAATGTTCACTCATATCATCTTTTCTTGCACAGTTGGGTCCCAATCCCAGTTTCCTGGATGGTGAGAAGCTGGGCCGCAACCAGTCTGGCAAACTCACCCACGGAGGCACCCTCTTCTTGGTTAACCAGAACCACCCTTTTAAATTACACTACTCCCTGAGCTCAAACGGGACGGCCTCCAGCGCTGCGCAGACAGGACTGAAAGCCACAGATAAGACGAAAGGAGGAAGAAacgggaaagagaaagaggcgCAGTCGAGTCCGAATCCCAAGCGCAGTATAAAGGATTTCTTTTCTGCTTCTCCCATGAAGGTACTATATTTGTTTAACCATTGTTTTAAAACCATTTCAGTGCTTTATTTCATGTATCTTATTCCTGTAACGTGTCAACAAAGTCaaacaactgaaaaattaaataataatttgtttttttctgttaagtcATCTAAAAGACAGCTGAGCCCAGAGAGCGGAAGCCCTGAGGTGAAGCGCAGGAGAAAAAACCAGGGGGCCTCGGACAGACGGatgaaagaagaggaggatgatgaggaggagagactGGCAGAGGAAAAGCTGAGGCAGCTGCAGGAGTTTGCAGAGAAGTCTGTGACAGAGAGGAGTAACAGCGCTCAGccttcatcatcctcatcctcttcaAAGGGCTGCCTAAAGAGCAACTGGCAGCAGATCAGCAACCTGATGCTTTACACAGCCGCTGGTGTCAAAGGGAGTGACAAGGTGGGAACTGTTTCAATACAACGGCTGTTTACTCGTTCATTATTTCCTCTGTGTCCCGGGTCATTACACAGCATCCTGGTAATCAAGTCATTTGTTTCAATTCCCGTTTACGCCtcacaataaaatatgttgaattgcataaatatttaaagctacagttgtgttttttttatgtaaaaaagtcatcaaatttcaATATTCTTGGgcattttttctcatgttgcttttttttctttctgtatttttgactgTATAAAATAACGAATGCAGGTATCGTGACGTCCCCACTGCCGTTTAAAAGCCCCAATTTGTGTGgtcatttgaggaactgcactGAGTTTGGCACTTCTGTGGTGACCCGGAAGTTTAcgcttataataataataataataataataataaaacgaATGATCAGTCTAACCTAGTGATTGCAGCTTTTATATCTGTTATTGAGTTTGGGTAAGGGGAAGTGACATCACAGAACCACCTGTCTGCTAAATGGCAGTGAGAAACAGTAgttttttatataaacacaGAAGTGCTGTATCAGGGTTTACTTCTGTCACCTTACATGATTTCTTGGTGAGACCATGcagcaaatgttttaatgtctCAACATTTCGATTCGTTATTGTTCTCCAGATTGCTGGGTTTGACATAGACGGTTGCATCATCACCACCAAGTCTGGCAAAGTCTTTCCCACAGCGCCAGATGACTG
The DNA window shown above is from Plectropomus leopardus isolate mb chromosome 5, YSFRI_Pleo_2.0, whole genome shotgun sequence and carries:
- the LOC121943640 gene encoding TRPM8 channel-associated factor homolog, coding for MSNQPVQNPHEEAYGSLMRGLKELDLRGPSVPSDLVLTGDHAFPLVMNSKGQAQMAASLYGSGRIVVLGHEGYLTAFPALVENALIWLRGDGSENLSVGVQLNSKAVADNLSKSSFQAKVVGAFSDKLGVGVYVTDAYSVGADVKELVAFLKAGGGVLIAGQAWSWAADHPKENVLLQFGGNKVSGVAGIYFSEHRGEVECLPVYPQIPSSWMAVVLGKDFEDDLEFLLQGISEFDIQGKGIASEVLVHGSLAFPIGTTEDGRVFLAGAYYGQGRVIVTTHEGYMGRESLASFWKNAVHWLDEGRQGVVGTSAKNAHKILSQSELKCEMTNFRKDLSVFVCTAYSNEHAEEIQNFVAEGGGLLIGGHAWYWAQRHRGQNEITEFPGNKILNTMGLSILRTTIKGGSYKAPDPRQAVKDTYHFRHLLHRFASHVTQGEKLSKHEESHLKKLGFDCATYLNMKAYDCSSYTQVLSTLTDMVKKSGMPQVCDKCPVRCPKDHLLLTLGPQIYKVCKDPDALLPHLIKNNPLMPVVYNHVIKINANTAGRDEWFSTGLYLSPGMKTYISLPVEIVNKGWKIQIGCQTDYLKSAVLKRAAYVIEHFPVTSEMMQVWNLWGGLIYLVAPPKTQQEGVEVTVQIAVPAPYYKSGVTTPAEWSLLRTAPSPWAELEFENIILTVPSDVVRNLERPDEVAALWDEIMRGMADLAVVPHKFPRKERFVADVQISHGFMHAGYPIMAHKGTATVLVNPEYIKSKGMWGPIHELGHNQQRACWEFRPHTTECTCNLWSVYVHEEVLGINRTKAHGAMTVANRSNRAEQYAKGGRNLSTWSMWVALETYMQLQDKFGWDAFKKVFAAYHKMTKFPGDNKGKMNLYAETFSQAVEMNLCGFFKSWGWPIETATEEKLSNLPPWTDHPMVQYD